In the genome of uncultured Flavobacterium sp., the window AAATCAACTTTTCTATTTGTCAATTCAAAATAAAACATAACTTTGCATTACAAAGTACTTTTATTATGAATCAGAAGCACCAAGAAGATTTAGCACATATTCGTTCCATGATGGAGCGCTCTTCAAGATTTATATCGTTAAGCGGACTCTCAGGAGTATTTGCCGGGCTTTCAGCTTTAATTGGGGGATTATACGTTTATCAATTATTTAAAGCAAACGGACTTGAGTATTTTGACGGAGAACATAAATTGTATTCTGCTAATCTAGTTTCGCAGTTAGTCGTTACGGGAATCGTTATTCTAATCTGTGCGTTTACGTTTGGACTTCTTTTTACGGTCAGAAAAAGCAAAAAATACGATTTGCCTATTTGGACATCAGCGACAAAAAAAATGCTGTTTAATTTAGCGATTCCACTTTTGACAGGAGGCATATTTTGTTTAGCACTTTTATACCATGAAATATATGGTTTAGTAGCGCCGGCAACCTTGATTTTTTATGGTTTGGCACTTATAAATGCTGAAAAATATACTTTTTCAGATATTAAATATTTAGGATTTTGCGAGTTGGTTTTAGGATTTATTTCTCTTTTTTATATTGGATATGGTTTAGTTTTTTGGATCATAGGATTTGGTATTTTGCATATCTTGTACGGATTAATAATGTTCAAAAAATATAAATAATCCAAGCAATGGGAATTATTGATAAACTAAATAAAGATTTTGAAAGCCGCGTCAGATTGGGTATTATGTCCATTCTGATGGTTAATGAATGGGTTGATTTTACAGAGATGAAAAACCTCCTGAATATCACAGATGGAAATTTAGCAAGTCATTCATCAGCACTTGAAAAATCAGAATATATAGAAGTAAAAAAAGAGTTTGTGGGTAAAAAGCCCAAAACTTCATACCAGGTTACACCAAGAGGACGTGCGGCCTTTAAAGAACACCTATCTTACCTTGAAAAATTAATGAAATCGTAATAGCTATATTTTTTTACCCAAATACTTTGAAATACAAAGTACTTTTAAAACTAAAAACAATGAAAAAACACCAAATTATTCTAGCTTGCAGTTTGATTTTCACACTGCTTTTTTACAACGAGTCAATAGGAGTGAATCTCGCTATTTTTGGACTATTATTAACCTGTTTAATTTCGTATTCATTTCAGGATCGGTTTGTCGACAGGTCACATTTAATCTTGGTTGTAACATCGGTTTTATCCTGTTTGGCTTTTGCCTGGTACGGAGACGTTGCTTCTTTTTTGGCATTGTCAACGTCGGTTCTCTTTTTGCAATTCAAAACGCAGGATTCAGAGCTTAAAATAGTACAGATTTTTCCACTTGTATTTTTAAATGCAATTACCACATTGGGACGCGTTTTTATATTCAGTCAATGGCTTCCGGAAAGAAAAATTCATAACAACTTTGTAAAAAAGGTAGTGGCATACTTTATTATTCCGATAATCTTTTTAATTGTATTTTTTGCAGCTTATACATTCGGAAGTTCCCATTTTTCTTCTTTACTAACAGATTATACTTTAGATCTGGATATCGTACAAGTTGTTCTAATTGGAATATTAGGGTTTTATATCTCTTTTAGTTTTTGGAATTATTGGGTACCGGAAATTTGTTACGAAAAAAACTCACTCTTAAATAATGATTTTAATAATATAGCCGAAGTCAAAAATCAAAAGACATTTTCGTTTCTGGATCTTGATTTCGAAAGAAAAAGTGGAGAGATTACATTAGTACTTTTAAATCTTATGCTTTTGGTTTTTATTGTTACTTACAATTACGAACAGTTTTTTGAGGTCGTAGAAAAAACGAAATTAAGTTCAGATACACATGAAAGAGTTAATGCTGTAATTTTTTCGATTATTATGGCGGTTGGTGTAATCATGTTTTATTTTAAAGGCGGATTCAATTTTGATAAAAAAGCAACGAATCTTAAAACGCTGGCTAAAATTTGGATTGTATTAAATGGTATTTTGATCGTAAGTACAATCATTAAAAACACAGAATATGTTTCGTTCTTTGGGTTAACCTATAAACGATTAGGAGTTTATACTTTTCTGATTCTGTCAATAATAGGATTAGTGTTTACATTCTTAAAAATTACAAGACAAAAAACAAATGCTTACTTAGTCAATCAAATGGTTTGGTATTTCTACGGAATGATACTTTTGTGCAGTTTTGTGAATTGGGGAAATCTAATTACAAACTATAATATTTCAGTAAACAAAGGAGTGGAGCCGGAATTTATACAAAGCTTAAATTTTAATGAAGAAAGCCGGGATGCTTATTTTTCAAAAATAAAATATGTGATGTATGAAAATGATCTCTTTTTGAATGATGATGCTCAGGATTACCGGGATAAACCTTTTCTATCAAAAGCGTTGTATTATGAGTTTTTGAATGAATAGCAGTTTACTTGTAAAACCGTCTTATGTAAATTACTAAGACGGTTTTTTAACGCCTAATTATTGCCTTAAAGTTTTTGGTTTTAAAAATAAAGAATACTTTTGCAACACTTAAAAAAAACTTCTCCAATGGACGATTATTATTCGTTAGTATTTAATTAAAAATAGCTTTTGAATTTTTTCAAAATGCTATGATAAAACCCCGCAATTTTGAAAATGAAAGCCTTTCGCAATAACAATAACGGATTAATCGAGACACAAGAATGGACTCCAGATTGCTGGATTAATGTAGAGTCTCCTTCAGAAACTGAAAAGAAATATTTACTCGAAGAACTTCAAATTCCAGAAGCATTTTATAATGATATTGAAGATATCGACGAAAGACCACGTATTGAGATCGAAGATGGCTGGACGCTAATTATTATGCGTGTGCCTATAAAAAGCAATGATGTTAAGTTGCCTTTTCAAACCATTCCGATTGGTGTGGTTTTTAAAGAGGATATTTGTGTTACTATAAGTTTTTATAAAACAGAAATGATTTCCGATTTTGTACAATACACCAAACGAAAAAATATACATATCAAAGACAACTTCGATTTAGTCTTAAGATTATTATTGTCGTCAAGTGTTTGGTATTTAAAATATCTGAAACAAATTAATCAAAAGATAAAACTGGCAGAAGATAATTTAGAGAAATCTATCAAGAATGAAGAGCTGCAAGCGCTTTTGCAAATAGAAAAATGTCTGGTATTTTTTATTACTTCCTTAAAAGGAAATGACGTTTTGTTTCACAGAATTAAAAATTTGAAAGCCCACAGAGAACATTTTGATCCGGATTTGTTAGAAGATGTCGATATCGAAATAAGTCAGGCACAGGATACAGCTAATATTTACAGTAATATTTTGACCGGAATGATGGATGCGTATGCTTCTGTGATTTCAAATAATATGAATAATATCATGAAGCAAATGACTTCGATTTCGATTATTCTAATGATCCCGACTTTAATCGCGAGTTTATACGGAATGAATGTCCCAAATGGATTAGAAGAAAGTAAATACGGTTTTTGGATTCTTCTTTTTGTATCAGTTATTTTATCTTCTTGTGGAGCATTCTTATTTAAAAGAAGAAGATGGTTTTAATGAAAAAAGCTTTCATATAGTTATAAAAAGAAATCCCATTCGTTATAAACCAATGGGATTTCTTTATTTTATTAATCAATTTAATAATCTCCTTTTTTCTTAAATCGGGGATCATGTTTTGAGATAAACTCTGTTCTTCTGGTTGGAGGAGTTTTAGGAGCTTCTACTTTTGGTAAACTCGCTTCTTCGGTTTTACTTGACGGCTCAATTAAAAGATTTAATTCCTTAATCTCAGCATCAGTCAAATCGCGATAACGACCAACCGGAATATCAAGTGATATATTAATAATTCGGATACGTTTAAGCGCCGTTACATCATAGCCCAGATATTCACACATTCTACGAATCTGACGGTTTAAACCTTGCGTCAGGATAATTTTGAACGTGTATTTGCTTATTTGTTCTACTTTACATTTTCGGGTAACCGTATCTAAGATAGGAACTCCATTTCCCATTCGTTGTATAAAACGATCCGTGATGGGTTTGTTGACCGTAACAGTATATTCTTTTTCGTGGTTGTTTCTGGCGCGTAAAATCTTGTTTACAATATCGCCATCATTCGTCATAAAAATTAATCCTTCACTGGCTTTATCCAATCTACCAATCGGGAAAATACGTTTAGGATAATTAATATAATCAACAATATTATTTCGAACTTCTAAGTTTGTTGTACATTCAATTCCAACAGGTTTGTTGAAAGCCAAATACACCATTTTTTCATGTTTCTCGACAATCAGTTTTCCGTCAATACGCACTTCATCATCTTGAGAAACTTTAGTTCCCATTTCAGGTACAACACCATTTATTGTTACACGTCCTTCTTCGATAAGTTTATCGGCTTCGCGACGAGAACAATACCCTGTTTCACCAATAAATTTATTCAGACGTTTTAAATTCTCTTCCATATTGCAAAAGTAAGCAAAATTTAGACTTCTTAGAATTTTAGATTTCAGACTTTAGATTGTTGGAGTTTTAGATGTTTCTGAATTTCACATTGTCTTGTTATCCTGAGAAATGAAACATCTCCCTCAAGAAGCTTAATGGTCCGCGGATAACACGGATTCGCTTCGCAAAGACGCGGATTTAAGCGGATTTTTTTCTAATTTTAGTTTTTGCTCTCAAGGTGACAAACATGCAGTTGTTTTATCTATAAGTTCAGTACAAAAAAACTTAGCAACTTAGAACCTCAAAACCTCAGAACCTAAAAAAAACTTTGTCCCTCTGAACCTCTGCAAC includes:
- a CDS encoding transcriptional regulator → MGIIDKLNKDFESRVRLGIMSILMVNEWVDFTEMKNLLNITDGNLASHSSALEKSEYIEVKKEFVGKKPKTSYQVTPRGRAAFKEHLSYLEKLMKS
- a CDS encoding DUF4173 domain-containing protein produces the protein MKKHQIILACSLIFTLLFYNESIGVNLAIFGLLLTCLISYSFQDRFVDRSHLILVVTSVLSCLAFAWYGDVASFLALSTSVLFLQFKTQDSELKIVQIFPLVFLNAITTLGRVFIFSQWLPERKIHNNFVKKVVAYFIIPIIFLIVFFAAYTFGSSHFSSLLTDYTLDLDIVQVVLIGILGFYISFSFWNYWVPEICYEKNSLLNNDFNNIAEVKNQKTFSFLDLDFERKSGEITLVLLNLMLLVFIVTYNYEQFFEVVEKTKLSSDTHERVNAVIFSIIMAVGVIMFYFKGGFNFDKKATNLKTLAKIWIVLNGILIVSTIIKNTEYVSFFGLTYKRLGVYTFLILSIIGLVFTFLKITRQKTNAYLVNQMVWYFYGMILLCSFVNWGNLITNYNISVNKGVEPEFIQSLNFNEESRDAYFSKIKYVMYENDLFLNDDAQDYRDKPFLSKALYYEFLNE
- a CDS encoding magnesium transporter CorA family protein; its protein translation is MKAFRNNNNGLIETQEWTPDCWINVESPSETEKKYLLEELQIPEAFYNDIEDIDERPRIEIEDGWTLIIMRVPIKSNDVKLPFQTIPIGVVFKEDICVTISFYKTEMISDFVQYTKRKNIHIKDNFDLVLRLLLSSSVWYLKYLKQINQKIKLAEDNLEKSIKNEELQALLQIEKCLVFFITSLKGNDVLFHRIKNLKAHREHFDPDLLEDVDIEISQAQDTANIYSNILTGMMDAYASVISNNMNNIMKQMTSISIILMIPTLIASLYGMNVPNGLEESKYGFWILLFVSVILSSCGAFLFKRRRWF
- the rluF gene encoding 23S rRNA pseudouridine(2604) synthase RluF, which produces MEENLKRLNKFIGETGYCSRREADKLIEEGRVTINGVVPEMGTKVSQDDEVRIDGKLIVEKHEKMVYLAFNKPVGIECTTNLEVRNNIVDYINYPKRIFPIGRLDKASEGLIFMTNDGDIVNKILRARNNHEKEYTVTVNKPITDRFIQRMGNGVPILDTVTRKCKVEQISKYTFKIILTQGLNRQIRRMCEYLGYDVTALKRIRIINISLDIPVGRYRDLTDAEIKELNLLIEPSSKTEEASLPKVEAPKTPPTRRTEFISKHDPRFKKKGDY